From the genome of Zonotrichia albicollis isolate bZonAlb1 chromosome 20, bZonAlb1.hap1, whole genome shotgun sequence, one region includes:
- the HMGCL gene encoding hydroxymethylglutaryl-CoA lyase, mitochondrial isoform X3, whose product MPRCDTGCAPRDGAWGQGQGQVSSGAAAGGPYPKRVKVVEVGPRDGLQNEKNLVPTPVKINLINMLSETGLQVIEATSFVSPKWVPQMADHTEVLQGIKKSPGISYPVLTPNLRGFQAAVAAGAKEVSIFGAASELFTQKNINCSIEESLERFEEVMRAAKEASIPVRGYVSCVLGCPYEGKISAAKVAEVSKKMYSMGCYEISLGDTIGVGTPGSMREMLAAVMKEVPVGALAVHCHDTYGQALANILVALQMGVSVVDASVAGLGGCPYAQGASGNVATEDLVYMLNGLGIHTGVDLQKLMDTGTFICNALNRKTNSKVSQASCRL is encoded by the exons ATGCCGCGCTGTGACACGGGCTGCGCGCCGCGGGACGgcgcctggggacagggacagggacag GTGAGCTCCGgtgcggcggcgggcgggccgTACCCGAAGCGAGTGAAGGTGGTGGAGGTGGGACCCCGCGATGGGCTCCAGAACGAGAAG AATCTTGTGCCCACCCCAGTGAAGATCAATTTAATCAACATGCTGTCAGAGACAGGGCTGCAGGTCATAGAGGCCACCAGCTTCGTGTCCCCCAAGTGGGTCCCTCAG ATGGCTGATCACACCGAGGTGCTGCAGGGCATCAAGAAATCGCCTGGGATCAGTTACCCTGTGCTCACCCCAAACCTCAGGGGCTTCCAGGCAGCg GTGGCAGCAGGGGCCAAAGAGGTGTCGATCTTTGGGGCAGCATCCGAGCTCTTCACCCAGAAAAACATCAACTGCTCCATCGAGGAGAGCCTGGAGAGGTTTGAGGAGGTGATGAGGGCAGCCAAGGAAGCCAGCATTCCTGTCAGGGG ATACGTTTCCTGTGTGCTTGGATGTCCCTACGAAGGGAAGATTTCTGCAGCTAAAGTTGCAGAG gtcTCCAAGAAGATGTACTCCATGGGGTGCTATGAGATCTCCCTGGGGGACACCATCGGCGTGGGCACCCCGGGCTCCATGAGGGAGATGCTGGCAGCAGTGATGAAGGAGGTGCCCGTGGGGGCCCTGGCTGTTCACTGCCATGACACCTATGGCCAGGCCCTGGCCAACATCCTGGTGGCCCTGCAG ATGGGGGTGAGCGTGGTGGATGCGTCCGTGGCCGGCCTTGGGGGGTGTCCCTATGCCCAGGGAGCCTCTGGGAACGTGGCCACAGAGGATCTGGTGTACATGCTCAACGGGCTGGGCATCCACACG GGAGTGGATCTGCAGAAGCTCATGGACACAGGCACCTTCATCTGCAATGCCCTGAACAGAAAAACCAACTCCAAGGTGTCTCAGGCCTCCTGCAGACTGTGA
- the HMGCL gene encoding hydroxymethylglutaryl-CoA lyase, mitochondrial isoform X2, which produces MPRCDTGCAPRDGAWGQGQGQVPVSSGAAAGGPYPKRVKVVEVGPRDGLQNEKNLVPTPVKINLINMLSETGLQVIEATSFVSPKWVPQMADHTEVLQGIKKSPGISYPVLTPNLRGFQAAVAAGAKEVSIFGAASELFTQKNINCSIEESLERFEEVMRAAKEASIPVRGYVSCVLGCPYEGKISAAKVAEVSKKMYSMGCYEISLGDTIGVGTPGSMREMLAAVMKEVPVGALAVHCHDTYGQALANILVALQMGVSVVDASVAGLGGCPYAQGASGNVATEDLVYMLNGLGIHTGVDLQKLMDTGTFICNALNRKTNSKVSQASCRL; this is translated from the exons ATGCCGCGCTGTGACACGGGCTGCGCGCCGCGGGACGgcgcctggggacagggacagggacaggtacCG GTGAGCTCCGgtgcggcggcgggcgggccgTACCCGAAGCGAGTGAAGGTGGTGGAGGTGGGACCCCGCGATGGGCTCCAGAACGAGAAG AATCTTGTGCCCACCCCAGTGAAGATCAATTTAATCAACATGCTGTCAGAGACAGGGCTGCAGGTCATAGAGGCCACCAGCTTCGTGTCCCCCAAGTGGGTCCCTCAG ATGGCTGATCACACCGAGGTGCTGCAGGGCATCAAGAAATCGCCTGGGATCAGTTACCCTGTGCTCACCCCAAACCTCAGGGGCTTCCAGGCAGCg GTGGCAGCAGGGGCCAAAGAGGTGTCGATCTTTGGGGCAGCATCCGAGCTCTTCACCCAGAAAAACATCAACTGCTCCATCGAGGAGAGCCTGGAGAGGTTTGAGGAGGTGATGAGGGCAGCCAAGGAAGCCAGCATTCCTGTCAGGGG ATACGTTTCCTGTGTGCTTGGATGTCCCTACGAAGGGAAGATTTCTGCAGCTAAAGTTGCAGAG gtcTCCAAGAAGATGTACTCCATGGGGTGCTATGAGATCTCCCTGGGGGACACCATCGGCGTGGGCACCCCGGGCTCCATGAGGGAGATGCTGGCAGCAGTGATGAAGGAGGTGCCCGTGGGGGCCCTGGCTGTTCACTGCCATGACACCTATGGCCAGGCCCTGGCCAACATCCTGGTGGCCCTGCAG ATGGGGGTGAGCGTGGTGGATGCGTCCGTGGCCGGCCTTGGGGGGTGTCCCTATGCCCAGGGAGCCTCTGGGAACGTGGCCACAGAGGATCTGGTGTACATGCTCAACGGGCTGGGCATCCACACG GGAGTGGATCTGCAGAAGCTCATGGACACAGGCACCTTCATCTGCAATGCCCTGAACAGAAAAACCAACTCCAAGGTGTCTCAGGCCTCCTGCAGACTGTGA
- the LYPLA2 gene encoding acyl-protein thioesterase 2, whose protein sequence is MCGNNMSVPLLADAVTVSGAERETAAVIFLHGLGDTGHSWADALSSIRLPYVKYICPHAPRIPVTLNMKMVMPSWFDLMGLTPDAPEDEAGIKKAAENIKAIIEHEMKNGIPPNRIILGGFSQGGALSLYTALTCQHQLAGIVALSCWLPLHKAFPQAANNGVNKDIAILQCHGELDPMIPVRFGALTAEKLKSVVTPTKVQFKTFPGVMHSSCPQEMMAVKEFIEKLLPRI, encoded by the exons ATGTGTGGTAACAACATGTCTGTCCCCCTCCTCGCCGACGCTGTCACCGTGTCAGGGGCAGAGCGGGAGACCGCCGCG GTCATTTTCCTCCATGGCCTTGGCGACACGGG gcacagctgggccgATGCTCTGTCCTCCATCCGCCTCCCCTACGTGAAGTACATCTGCCCTCACGC GCCCCGGATCCCGGTGACCCTCAACATGAAGATGGTGATGCCCTCCTG GTTTGACCTGATGGGATTGACTCCAGATGCACCTGAGGATGAGGCTGGGATCAAGAAAGCTGCAGAAAACA TTAAAGCAATCATTGAGCACGAGATGAAGAACGGGATCCCCCCCAACCGCATCATCCTGGGGGGCTTCTCACAG GGCGGTGCCTTGTCGCTGTACACGGCTCTGACGTGCCAGCACCAGCTGGCCGGCATCGTGGCGCTCAGCTGCTGGCTCCCGCTGCACAAGGCCTTCCCTCAG GCGGCGAACAACGGCGTGAACAAGGACATTGCCATCCTGCAGTGCCACGGGGAGCTGGACCCCATGATCCCCGTGCGCTTCGGGGCCCTCACGGCCGAGAAACTCAAGTCTGTGGTCACCCCCACCAAGGTGCAGTTCAAAACCTTCCCTGGAGTGATGCACAGTTCCTGTCCTCAG GAGATGATGGCGGTGAAGGAGTTCATCGAGAAGCTGCTGCCCCGGATCTGA
- the HMGCL gene encoding hydroxymethylglutaryl-CoA lyase, mitochondrial isoform X1, producing MSRVGGVCGHVSAADMAARRLLPRWAGSLRPVSSGAAAGGPYPKRVKVVEVGPRDGLQNEKNLVPTPVKINLINMLSETGLQVIEATSFVSPKWVPQMADHTEVLQGIKKSPGISYPVLTPNLRGFQAAVAAGAKEVSIFGAASELFTQKNINCSIEESLERFEEVMRAAKEASIPVRGYVSCVLGCPYEGKISAAKVAEVSKKMYSMGCYEISLGDTIGVGTPGSMREMLAAVMKEVPVGALAVHCHDTYGQALANILVALQMGVSVVDASVAGLGGCPYAQGASGNVATEDLVYMLNGLGIHTGVDLQKLMDTGTFICNALNRKTNSKVSQASCRL from the exons ATGTCACGTGTCGGGGGTGTGTGCGGTCACGTGAGCGCGGCGGACATGGCGGCGCGGCGGCTCCTGCCCCGCTGGGCGGGATCGCTGCGGCCC GTGAGCTCCGgtgcggcggcgggcgggccgTACCCGAAGCGAGTGAAGGTGGTGGAGGTGGGACCCCGCGATGGGCTCCAGAACGAGAAG AATCTTGTGCCCACCCCAGTGAAGATCAATTTAATCAACATGCTGTCAGAGACAGGGCTGCAGGTCATAGAGGCCACCAGCTTCGTGTCCCCCAAGTGGGTCCCTCAG ATGGCTGATCACACCGAGGTGCTGCAGGGCATCAAGAAATCGCCTGGGATCAGTTACCCTGTGCTCACCCCAAACCTCAGGGGCTTCCAGGCAGCg GTGGCAGCAGGGGCCAAAGAGGTGTCGATCTTTGGGGCAGCATCCGAGCTCTTCACCCAGAAAAACATCAACTGCTCCATCGAGGAGAGCCTGGAGAGGTTTGAGGAGGTGATGAGGGCAGCCAAGGAAGCCAGCATTCCTGTCAGGGG ATACGTTTCCTGTGTGCTTGGATGTCCCTACGAAGGGAAGATTTCTGCAGCTAAAGTTGCAGAG gtcTCCAAGAAGATGTACTCCATGGGGTGCTATGAGATCTCCCTGGGGGACACCATCGGCGTGGGCACCCCGGGCTCCATGAGGGAGATGCTGGCAGCAGTGATGAAGGAGGTGCCCGTGGGGGCCCTGGCTGTTCACTGCCATGACACCTATGGCCAGGCCCTGGCCAACATCCTGGTGGCCCTGCAG ATGGGGGTGAGCGTGGTGGATGCGTCCGTGGCCGGCCTTGGGGGGTGTCCCTATGCCCAGGGAGCCTCTGGGAACGTGGCCACAGAGGATCTGGTGTACATGCTCAACGGGCTGGGCATCCACACG GGAGTGGATCTGCAGAAGCTCATGGACACAGGCACCTTCATCTGCAATGCCCTGAACAGAAAAACCAACTCCAAGGTGTCTCAGGCCTCCTGCAGACTGTGA
- the GALE gene encoding UDP-glucose 4-epimerase, translating into MAETILVTGGAGYIGSHCVLELLQAGYEPVVIDNFHNAIRGSEELPESLRRVQEIAHRPVLFQELDITDRAALQELFRKHRFSAVMHFAGLKAVGESVQKPLEYYRVNLTGTIGLLETMKAHGVRNIVFSSSATVYGDPKYLPLDENHPVGGCTNPYGKSKFFIEEMIRDLCRAEKDWNAVLLRYFNPIGAHESGMIGEDPQGIPNNLMPYVAQVAVGRREFLSVFGNDYKTDDGTGVRDYIHVVDLAKGHIAALKKLKENCGCKIYNLGTGTGYSVLQMVRAMEKASGREIKYRITARREGDVASCYADPALAERELGWKAAFGLDKMCEDLWRWQLQNPTGFSKN; encoded by the exons ATGGCCGAAACCATCCTGGTGACGGGCGGCGCCGGCTACATCGGCAGCCACTgcgtgctggagctgctgcaggcggGCTACGAGCCCGTGGTCATCGACAACTTCCACAACGCCATCCGAG GCTCCGAGGAGCTCCCCGAGAGCCTCCGGCGGGTGCAGGAGATCGCGCACCGGCCCGTGCTCTTCCAGGAGCTCGACATCACGGACCGGGCGGCGCTGCAGGAGCTCTTCAGGAAG CACCGCTTCTCGGCCGTGATGCACTTTGCGGGGCTCAAGGCCGTGGGGGAGTCGGTGCAGAAGCCTCTGGAGTATTACAGAGTGAACCTCACCGGGACCATCGGGCTGCTGGAG ACCATGAAGGCCCACGGCGTGAGGAACATCGTgttcagcagctctgccaccgTCTACGGGGACCCCAAGTACCTCCCCCTGGATGAGAATCACCCGGTCGGGGGCTGCACCAACCCCTACGGCAAATCCAAGTTCTTCATCGAGGAGATGATCCGGGatctctgcagagcagagaag GACTGGAACGCCGTCCTCCTGCGCTACTTCAACCCCATCGGCGCCCACGAGTCGGGGATGATCGGGGAGGACCCTCAGGGCATCCCCAACAACCTCATGCCCTACGTGGCTCAG GTGGCAGTGGGACGCCGGGAATTCCTGAGCGTCTTTGGCAACGACTACAAGACTGACGATGGAACGG gagTCAGGGATTACATCCACGTCGTGGATCTGGCCAAGGGCCACATCGCTGCTCTGAAGAAGCTCAAGGAGAACTGTGGCTGCAAG ATCTACAACCTGGGCACAGGCACCGGCTACTCCGTGCTGCAGATGGTCCGGGCCATGGAGAAGGCCTCGGGGAGGGAG atCAAGTACCGGATCACGGCCCGGCGCGAGGGGGACGTGGCCTCCTGTTACGCTGACCCCGCGCTGGCCGAGcgggagctgggctggaaagCTGCCTTTGGCCTGGACAAGATGT GTGAGGACCTGTGGCGGTGGCAGCTGCAGAACCCTACGGGCTTCAGCAAGAACTGA